The Desulfuromonadaceae bacterium genome has a segment encoding these proteins:
- a CDS encoding type II secretion system F family protein: MPSFRCKIGTADGRVLEKDFDAADREVLRESLQEQGFFVFRISNRSLNLFSHGTHTRVSGRRLLTLNQELIALLRSGLPILQALDTLIERMEAGALLEALQDIRESIKGGASLSEAFEKYPHIFSNLYIAALRAGERTGDLPVMLKRHIEYQKRVESLKAKVRKESFYPLLLMGAVCGVVLFLMLYVIPTFSRVFADANMKLPFLTRVLITVAHGLAGSVIFWLPLLLAAIWGGRIYLRSANGMLLRDKIKLKLFFFGKLFADYALSNFCRTLETTLASGVPLVQSMQMSRGALNNRILEEKLKVATRQVEEGGEFSVALERTGFVPLIALRMLAVGEAGGSLELMLSEVADYYEAEVEQRLDRLTTLIEPILMLTMGVVVGGIIVAMYIPIFQLAGTAG; the protein is encoded by the coding sequence ATGCCAAGCTTTCGTTGTAAAATAGGAACTGCTGACGGACGGGTGCTCGAAAAAGATTTCGATGCCGCTGATCGCGAGGTATTGCGTGAAAGTCTCCAAGAACAGGGGTTCTTTGTTTTCCGGATCAGCAACCGGTCACTGAATTTATTTTCACACGGAACACACACCAGGGTGAGCGGACGACGCCTGTTGACGCTCAATCAGGAACTGATTGCCCTGTTGCGTTCCGGATTGCCGATTCTGCAGGCACTCGACACGTTGATTGAGCGCATGGAGGCGGGGGCACTGCTTGAGGCCCTTCAGGATATTCGCGAAAGCATCAAGGGCGGAGCGTCCTTGTCAGAAGCTTTCGAAAAATATCCGCACATATTTTCCAACCTTTATATTGCCGCACTGCGGGCAGGAGAACGCACCGGCGATTTGCCGGTCATGCTGAAGCGCCACATCGAGTATCAGAAACGTGTCGAGTCGCTCAAGGCCAAGGTGCGCAAAGAGAGTTTTTATCCGCTGTTGTTGATGGGCGCGGTGTGTGGCGTGGTCCTGTTCCTGATGCTTTACGTGATTCCGACCTTTTCACGGGTGTTCGCTGACGCCAACATGAAACTGCCGTTTTTGACGCGGGTGTTGATCACGGTGGCGCATGGTTTGGCTGGCAGCGTGATCTTTTGGCTGCCACTGCTGCTTGCCGCGATCTGGGGAGGACGGATTTACTTGCGCAGCGCTAACGGCATGTTGCTGCGTGACAAAATAAAACTCAAATTGTTCTTTTTTGGTAAATTATTCGCTGATTATGCGCTTTCCAATTTTTGTCGAACACTGGAAACGACATTGGCCAGCGGTGTTCCGCTGGTGCAGTCAATGCAGATGTCACGCGGCGCGTTGAATAACCGGATCCTCGAAGAAAAACTGAAGGTTGCGACCCGCCAGGTTGAGGAAGGCGGGGAGTTTTCCGTTGCGCTGGAACGGACCGGATTTGTTCCGTTGATTGCGCTACGCATGCTGGCGGTCGGTGAAGCCGGTGGTTCACTGGAGTTGATGCTGAGCGAAGTGGCCGATTATTATGAAGCGGAAGTCGAACAACGTCTCGATCGGCTGACAACGTTGATTGAGCCGATCCTGATGTTGACGATGGGGGTGGTGGTGGGAGGAATTATTGTTGCCATGTATATTCCGATCTTCCAGCTTGCCGGGACCGCCGGATGA
- the ftsE gene encoding cell division ATP-binding protein FtsE, giving the protein MVRLYNVCKSYPGNSAVLDDISFTVATGEFTYLTGPSGAGKSTLLQLVYAAQPVQRGQILVNGQNVTRMTERRLSLLRRSLGIVFQDFRLLPFRTVFENVGLPLEVQGVGRREIAARVNEQLRFVGLQDKLQRRPPELSGGEQQRVAIARALVVDPVLVLADEPTGNLDAATSRDILKLFTHINEQGVTILMASHDRLLMRRYARREIALADGRVIPPDTHLL; this is encoded by the coding sequence ATGGTCCGGCTTTACAATGTGTGCAAATCGTATCCCGGCAACAGCGCGGTTCTTGACGATATCTCTTTCACGGTCGCCACAGGCGAATTCACCTACCTGACCGGGCCTTCCGGAGCCGGGAAATCAACCCTGTTGCAACTTGTTTATGCCGCACAGCCGGTGCAACGCGGCCAGATTCTCGTCAATGGTCAAAATGTGACGCGGATGACGGAGCGACGTCTTTCGCTGTTGCGGCGATCTCTCGGCATTGTCTTTCAGGACTTCCGGTTGCTGCCGTTTCGAACTGTTTTTGAAAATGTCGGCTTGCCGCTCGAAGTTCAGGGGGTGGGGCGACGCGAGATTGCAGCGCGGGTGAACGAGCAGTTGCGCTTTGTTGGTTTGCAGGACAAATTGCAACGGCGCCCGCCGGAGCTGTCCGGTGGTGAACAGCAACGGGTGGCGATCGCGCGGGCGCTGGTCGTCGATCCTGTCCTGGTGCTGGCCGACGAGCCGACCGGCAACCTTGATGCCGCGACCAGTCGCGATATTCTCAAGCTTTTTACACACATCAACGAACAGGGGGTGACAATCCTGATGGCCTCGCACGATCGGCTGCTGATGCGGCGTTACGCCCGCCGTGAGATTGCCTTGGCCGATGGTCGGGTGATCCCCCCGGACACTCATCTGTTATGA
- a CDS encoding cytochrome c3 family protein, whose amino-acid sequence MFIIKRSCIILLAAFSLFLCWPGGTSFAQSKLQGVHGDRSLMSKSCRACHRGMTMVISGEEGVCLDCHGTAERRDIMVKRGYLKERAVGYLADIDAEVRKPYAHPVLSVRGAHRSNELLPEEEVNAPRHAECVDCHESHSTDIETPFGGIKGKRVGNLVSQIEQEYELCYLCHSFSANLPAFSTDKHNEFKTTNPSFHPVEGEGKREFVVSLLQPYAARKNKPADISIISCSDCHGSDEPDAPGGPHGSIYRGLLKRNYETEDGYPESAFAYALCYTCHDRGSILSNESFSLHQKHIQGFSPDQPGTSCYTCHDAHGSTMNPYLLTFNQAVVEPTKEGKREYKAEGVAAFHGSCTLVCHGVEHNPRTY is encoded by the coding sequence ATGTTTATTATAAAACGATCCTGTATCATCCTGCTTGCTGCGTTCAGTCTTTTCTTATGCTGGCCGGGGGGCACTTCTTTTGCCCAGAGCAAGCTGCAAGGGGTCCACGGTGATCGCTCCCTGATGTCAAAATCATGCCGCGCCTGTCACCGGGGCATGACCATGGTTATCAGTGGTGAGGAAGGGGTCTGTCTCGATTGTCACGGTACTGCCGAGCGGCGCGACATTATGGTCAAACGCGGTTATTTGAAAGAGCGCGCGGTTGGTTATCTTGCTGATATTGATGCCGAGGTGCGTAAACCCTATGCTCATCCGGTTCTGTCGGTGCGTGGTGCTCACCGCAGTAACGAACTTCTTCCCGAGGAAGAAGTCAACGCCCCCCGCCATGCGGAATGTGTCGATTGTCACGAATCACATTCGACCGATATTGAAACGCCGTTCGGCGGGATCAAGGGGAAACGCGTTGGCAATCTGGTGTCACAAATCGAGCAGGAATATGAGCTGTGCTACCTGTGTCATTCGTTCAGTGCGAATCTGCCCGCTTTTTCAACCGATAAGCATAATGAATTCAAAACCACGAACCCCTCCTTTCATCCGGTCGAGGGGGAAGGGAAGCGTGAATTCGTTGTCAGTCTTCTGCAGCCTTACGCCGCACGGAAAAACAAACCTGCCGATATTTCGATAATCAGTTGTTCCGACTGCCATGGCAGCGATGAGCCTGACGCTCCCGGCGGACCGCACGGTTCAATTTACCGTGGTTTGCTGAAACGGAACTACGAGACAGAGGATGGTTACCCGGAAAGCGCCTTTGCTTATGCCCTGTGTTACACCTGTCACGATCGGGGCAGTATCTTGTCCAATGAAAGTTTTTCCTTGCATCAAAAGCACATTCAGGGGTTCAGTCCGGATCAACCCGGCACCAGCTGTTATACCTGTCATGATGCCCATGGCAGTACGATGAATCCTTACCTGTTGACTTTTAATCAAGCGGTGGTTGAACCGACCAAAGAAGGCAAGCGGGAATACAAAGCCGAAGGCGTTGCCGCCTTTCATGGCAGTTGCACCCTGGTCTGTCATGGTGTCGAACATAATCCAAGAACATACTGA
- a CDS encoding type II secretion system GspH family protein, with protein MSRCVDLSPGRTLKNCRGLTLIEMLITMVILAVLAAAVMPLAEMSVRRSKEIELRRGLRQVRTAIDAYKEDFDRAVKEKKIISAINETGYPRELEALLTGESWGGMYEYKRKYLRRIPVDPFDEYEQGWGLRAYSDEPDSRVYGGGDIYDIYSQSDGVALDGTYYNTW; from the coding sequence ATATCGAGGTGCGTTGATTTGAGTCCCGGTCGGACCCTGAAAAATTGTCGCGGCTTGACCCTGATCGAAATGCTGATAACAATGGTGATTCTTGCCGTGCTGGCGGCGGCAGTCATGCCGTTGGCCGAGATGAGCGTGCGGCGTTCCAAGGAAATTGAGCTGCGCCGTGGGCTACGTCAGGTGCGCACCGCGATTGACGCATACAAAGAGGATTTTGACCGCGCCGTCAAAGAGAAAAAAATTATCAGCGCTATCAACGAAACCGGTTATCCGCGCGAACTGGAAGCTCTGCTCACCGGCGAATCGTGGGGCGGGATGTATGAGTACAAGCGCAAATATCTGCGCCGCATCCCGGTCGATCCCTTTGATGAGTATGAGCAGGGGTGGGGACTGCGCGCCTATAGCGATGAACCGGACAGCCGGGTTTATGGCGGCGGTGACATTTACGATATTTACTCACAAAGCGACGGAGTCGCCCTCGACGGGACGTATTACAATACATGGTGA
- a CDS encoding S41 family peptidase, with amino-acid sequence MLIRGYKLSIVILMLIAFVVGAHAEDERYRELELLTDVLTLIEHNYVDEVKAGDLLRGAVNGMLATLDPHSSFLPPEMYREMKIDTKGEFGGLGIEISLRDDILTIIAPLEDTPADRAGLEAGDQILKIEDTVTKGLGLDEAVNLMRGAPGTDVTITIMRAGFTVPREFKLTREIIKLKSVKGKTLADGFGYVRLAQFQERSSVELAAILEQLRLENAGEIKGLILDLRNNPGGLLDQAIAVSDLFLERGLIVYTEGRDASSRMQFTARQQGTEPNYPLVLLINGGSASAAEIVAGALQDHHRAVILGTRSFGKGSVQTIMPLGDQAALRLTTARYYTPSGTSIQARGITPDIEVMTVEVKEVQDPEFIHERDLRQHIEAPANGVDKNAQVPSSPTFQPAEAERKDYQLMRALDLLKGWRIMNRLQPAA; translated from the coding sequence ATGCTGATACGTGGTTACAAATTATCGATTGTTATTCTAATGCTCATCGCATTTGTCGTGGGTGCTCACGCCGAGGATGAACGCTACCGGGAACTGGAACTGCTCACCGATGTGCTCACCCTGATCGAACATAATTACGTTGACGAAGTCAAGGCCGGGGATCTGCTGCGCGGGGCTGTCAACGGGATGCTTGCCACCCTTGATCCCCACTCCAGCTTTCTTCCGCCTGAGATGTACCGCGAAATGAAGATCGATACCAAGGGTGAATTTGGCGGACTTGGCATCGAAATTTCGTTGCGTGACGACATCCTGACGATCATCGCTCCACTGGAAGATACCCCGGCGGATCGTGCCGGACTGGAGGCCGGGGATCAGATTCTCAAGATAGAGGACACTGTGACCAAAGGTTTGGGGCTGGACGAGGCGGTCAACCTGATGCGGGGCGCCCCCGGCACCGACGTCACGATCACGATCATGCGTGCGGGGTTTACCGTACCGCGTGAATTCAAGCTGACCAGAGAAATTATCAAGTTAAAAAGTGTTAAAGGAAAAACCCTGGCAGATGGTTTCGGTTACGTGCGGCTGGCCCAGTTTCAGGAACGCAGCAGTGTCGAGCTGGCTGCGATACTGGAACAGTTGCGGTTGGAAAATGCCGGTGAAATCAAAGGGTTGATTCTCGATTTGCGCAACAATCCGGGCGGGCTTCTGGATCAGGCGATCGCCGTTTCAGACCTGTTTCTTGAGCGGGGGTTGATCGTTTACACCGAAGGTCGTGACGCAAGCAGCAGGATGCAGTTTACTGCGCGTCAGCAAGGGACGGAGCCGAACTATCCGCTGGTGCTGCTGATCAATGGCGGCAGCGCCAGTGCGGCGGAAATTGTTGCCGGGGCGTTGCAGGATCACCACCGGGCGGTGATCCTGGGGACGCGCAGTTTCGGTAAAGGCTCGGTGCAGACGATCATGCCGCTGGGGGATCAGGCGGCCCTGCGCTTGACCACGGCGCGCTACTATACGCCGAGCGGAACATCGATTCAGGCGCGGGGAATCACCCCTGATATCGAGGTTATGACCGTCGAGGTAAAAGAGGTGCAAGACCCGGAATTCATCCACGAGCGCGACCTGCGGCAACATATAGAAGCCCCCGCCAATGGTGTGGACAAAAATGCCCAGGTACCGTCTTCGCCGACGTTTCAGCCCGCCGAAGCTGAAAGGAAAGACTATCAATTGATGCGCGCCCTCGATCTGCTCAAAGGGTGGCGCATCATGAATCGGCTGCAGCCCGCTGCATGA
- a CDS encoding peptidoglycan DD-metalloendopeptidase family protein, which yields MISTSTRILLGTVVLLCFVIALPKVKADELQDTRRRLAAIAEQLQQAEAALRDNQGDVQHIFAVLEKLQTEQDRIGQKINALKRLTAQLTSEIATVNSAIKKMKKQQHAHRELLQKRLIVMYKEGNSGVLPILFGTEAADSVAEDLFFLRRIAASDQQLLNETRTRQQRLEREIAQLKSLEAEQQRTRTRLLDEQRELRHAEKIQQETLLRLESKGVNLRQTALQLRQQAEQLRALVKKLESSRRATYTPGTGKFARQRGRLKSPVFAPIKYGYGMRTLPGDGVLTNSNGLEFAVSAGQPVHAVWSGQVVFADTFRGFGKLLIIDHGDSYYSLYAHAEQLFKTAGEAVVVGERIARSTERCYFEIRHQGAPIDPQPWLQAQR from the coding sequence ATGATTTCAACATCGACGCGTATCCTGCTCGGGACCGTAGTGCTGCTTTGTTTTGTTATCGCCCTGCCTAAGGTGAAGGCTGACGAACTGCAAGACACCCGGCGTCGTTTGGCTGCAATCGCCGAGCAACTTCAGCAGGCGGAAGCGGCGCTGCGTGACAATCAGGGGGATGTTCAGCACATATTTGCCGTACTGGAAAAATTGCAGACCGAGCAGGATCGCATCGGCCAAAAAATCAATGCGCTCAAACGGCTGACAGCGCAACTCACCAGTGAAATTGCGACTGTGAACAGTGCGATCAAAAAAATGAAAAAACAGCAGCATGCCCACCGCGAACTGTTGCAGAAGCGGCTGATCGTGATGTACAAGGAAGGGAACAGCGGGGTCTTGCCAATTCTGTTCGGTACTGAAGCGGCCGATTCCGTGGCGGAAGATTTATTTTTCTTGCGCCGGATTGCCGCCAGCGATCAGCAACTGCTCAACGAAACCCGGACACGGCAGCAACGGCTGGAAAGAGAAATCGCGCAGCTGAAATCACTCGAAGCGGAGCAGCAACGGACCCGTACACGGTTGCTTGATGAACAGCGCGAATTGCGCCATGCCGAAAAGATACAACAGGAAACTTTACTTCGGCTGGAGAGCAAGGGGGTGAATTTGCGGCAGACGGCGTTGCAACTGCGGCAGCAGGCGGAGCAGTTGCGGGCGCTGGTCAAAAAGCTTGAATCGTCCCGCCGTGCTACGTATACTCCGGGCACCGGGAAGTTTGCGCGGCAACGCGGTCGCCTCAAGTCGCCGGTCTTTGCCCCGATCAAGTACGGATACGGAATGCGCACCCTCCCCGGAGATGGCGTTCTGACCAACAGTAATGGATTGGAGTTTGCGGTGTCCGCCGGGCAGCCGGTGCATGCTGTCTGGTCCGGCCAGGTGGTCTTTGCCGACACTTTTCGCGGTTTTGGAAAGTTGTTGATCATCGATCACGGCGATAGCTACTATTCACTCTATGCCCACGCCGAGCAATTGTTCAAAACGGCTGGAGAGGCTGTCGTTGTCGGGGAGCGAATTGCCCGGAGCACGGAGCGCTGCTATTTCGAAATTCGTCATCAGGGCGCGCCGATCGATCCGCAGCCATGGTTGCAGGCGCAACGCTGA
- the pilO gene encoding type 4a pilus biogenesis protein PilO, whose product MIVAASFQLLWRTQKPLIIMLLIAAPLLVGILGYRHLVAIPRLATLEKNYLQRQAEVRLEQAGRARNQGPAAEFQRNLEDFRLFDEILPQEQEFSELIGELDTLAAATGLNLASINYQTEIIEESGILAYSLQFSLQGSYAQVKRFLYSLEMSRRLITIDSLGLSGGADGDGALRLKLTTYFKAEES is encoded by the coding sequence ATGATTGTGGCGGCGAGTTTTCAGTTGCTGTGGCGCACCCAGAAACCGCTGATAATAATGCTGTTGATCGCGGCACCATTGTTGGTCGGCATCCTCGGCTATCGTCATCTAGTAGCGATCCCCCGCCTGGCAACGCTCGAAAAAAACTATTTACAACGCCAGGCGGAGGTTCGTCTGGAACAGGCCGGGCGGGCCAGAAATCAGGGCCCGGCTGCCGAGTTTCAACGCAATCTGGAGGATTTTCGTCTCTTTGACGAAATACTTCCCCAGGAGCAGGAGTTTTCTGAACTGATCGGTGAGCTGGACACCCTTGCCGCCGCGACTGGACTTAACCTCGCCTCGATCAACTATCAGACTGAAATCATCGAGGAAAGCGGGATTCTTGCCTATTCGCTGCAATTTTCATTGCAAGGTTCTTATGCCCAGGTGAAACGTTTTCTGTATTCACTGGAAATGTCGCGACGCTTGATAACCATCGACAGCCTGGGCTTGAGTGGCGGTGCTGACGGCGACGGTGCTTTGCGCTTGAAGTTAACCACCTACTTCAAGGCGGAGGAATCATGA
- the tadA gene encoding Flp pilus assembly complex ATPase component TadA produces the protein MGTLTPSEVDLLLAKKKISGTNFGQTGVQEGLFSDETLAQAIASQYGLEYVDLEFFLPEAALLESLPSGAPQRFGFMPIKRTDKGLVVAVANPTDVENLDDLELLLGEPLILKVGSASRIHQLLEKGDTSNRVLQEVSEDFKLQLVKESDKGDEVLSLEKLADDASPIIRLIDSTLYDALKKRASDIHIESTPQGVVIKYRIDGVLYRATETLDSRFQGPIISRIKVMSELDISERRIPQDGRFKVRLGSKSIDFRVSIMPSVFGEDAVIRILDKESIASDLKGLTLEVLGFPERELKRFRRLIREPYGMILVTGPTGSGKTTSLYAALSEIKSDQEKIITIEDPVEYQVAGVVQIPVNEKKGLTFARGLRSILRHDPDKIMVGEIRDPETAQIAVQSALTGHLVFTTVHANNVFDVLGRFMHMGIDPYNFVSCLNCVIAQRLVRKLCPHCRKRVEYSRERLEESRLDYTTFRDLPLYEGEGCKECNGSGYRGRSAIVELLVLDDHLRELIMTREPVARLKQVARESGTVFLRDSAVEKLVAGITSLPEIDRVTFVE, from the coding sequence ATGGGGACATTGACGCCCTCCGAGGTTGATCTCCTGCTGGCCAAGAAAAAGATTTCCGGAACCAATTTCGGCCAAACCGGTGTCCAGGAAGGGCTGTTCAGCGATGAAACCCTGGCGCAGGCCATTGCCAGCCAATATGGGCTGGAATATGTTGATCTGGAGTTTTTTCTGCCGGAAGCCGCGCTCCTCGAATCGTTACCCTCCGGAGCGCCACAGCGATTCGGTTTCATGCCGATTAAACGCACCGATAAGGGGCTGGTTGTTGCTGTTGCCAATCCAACTGACGTTGAAAATCTCGACGATCTTGAACTTCTGTTGGGGGAACCACTTATTCTCAAGGTCGGTTCTGCCAGCCGGATTCATCAGCTCCTTGAAAAGGGTGATACCTCCAATCGTGTGCTGCAGGAAGTTTCGGAAGATTTCAAACTGCAACTGGTCAAGGAAAGTGACAAGGGGGATGAAGTCCTTTCTCTGGAAAAGCTCGCCGACGACGCCAGCCCGATTATTCGCCTGATCGATTCGACCCTTTACGATGCACTGAAAAAACGCGCCAGTGATATTCATATTGAATCGACACCGCAAGGTGTGGTGATCAAATACCGGATCGACGGGGTGCTCTATCGGGCGACCGAGACTCTCGACAGCCGCTTTCAGGGGCCGATTATTTCGCGGATCAAGGTGATGAGTGAACTTGACATCTCTGAGCGACGAATCCCCCAGGACGGGCGTTTCAAGGTTCGTCTGGGGAGTAAATCGATCGATTTCCGGGTGTCGATCATGCCCAGTGTTTTTGGTGAAGACGCCGTTATCCGGATTCTCGATAAAGAGTCGATTGCCTCCGATCTGAAAGGGTTGACGCTGGAAGTGCTGGGTTTCCCTGAGCGTGAACTGAAGCGTTTCCGCCGGCTGATCCGTGAGCCTTACGGCATGATTCTGGTCACCGGTCCGACGGGGAGCGGTAAAACCACCAGTCTCTATGCTGCTCTCAGTGAAATCAAAAGTGATCAGGAAAAGATTATCACCATTGAGGATCCGGTCGAATATCAGGTTGCCGGGGTGGTACAGATTCCGGTCAATGAAAAGAAAGGGTTGACCTTCGCGCGTGGCTTGCGTTCCATCTTGCGGCATGATCCGGACAAGATCATGGTCGGCGAGATCCGTGACCCGGAAACGGCACAAATTGCGGTCCAGTCAGCCTTGACGGGTCACCTGGTTTTTACCACGGTCCATGCGAACAATGTTTTTGATGTGCTGGGACGTTTCATGCATATGGGGATTGATCCGTATAATTTTGTCTCCTGTCTCAATTGTGTCATCGCGCAGCGGCTGGTGCGCAAGTTGTGTCCCCACTGTCGAAAGCGGGTTGAGTATTCGCGTGAGCGTCTCGAAGAATCACGGCTCGATTACACAACCTTTCGCGATCTGCCTCTCTATGAGGGGGAGGGGTGCAAGGAATGTAATGGATCCGGGTATCGGGGGCGGAGTGCGATCGTGGAGCTGCTGGTGCTCGATGATCATTTGCGCGAGCTGATCATGACCCGCGAGCCGGTAGCGCGATTAAAACAGGTGGCGCGTGAATCGGGGACCGTCTTCCTGCGTGATTCGGCGGTGGAAAAGCTGGTGGCCGGGATAACGTCGTTACCGGAGATCGATCGGGTGACTTTTGTCGAGTAG
- a CDS encoding type II secretion system GspH family protein, with product MVRTFLQKIGRLRIVSQRGFTLIELAVVMTIVGTLTSLAIPSYQRSLIKARETVLMEDLFQLRTSIDAYFADNAKYPDSLDDLVAKRYLRQLPKDPFTNSADTWEEVPPEPMEDGTVVPGGVFDVHSGSDLMGLDGTPYREW from the coding sequence ATGGTGAGAACTTTCCTGCAAAAAATAGGTCGATTGCGCATTGTCAGCCAACGCGGATTCACCCTGATTGAACTGGCGGTGGTGATGACGATCGTCGGCACGCTGACCAGTCTGGCGATCCCCAGTTATCAGCGCAGTTTGATCAAGGCGCGTGAAACGGTGCTGATGGAGGATCTGTTTCAGTTGCGTACGTCTATCGATGCGTATTTCGCGGACAATGCCAAATATCCCGACAGCCTTGACGATCTGGTAGCAAAGCGTTATCTGCGGCAGTTGCCCAAAGACCCGTTTACCAACTCAGCTGACACTTGGGAGGAGGTTCCTCCCGAGCCGATGGAGGACGGGACTGTTGTTCCCGGCGGGGTCTTTGATGTTCACAGTGGGAGCGACCTGATGGGACTGGACGGTACGCCCTACCGCGAGTGGTGA
- a CDS encoding ABC transporter permease, with translation MIRTVSYPFVRGWRNLRQTPVLSLATILSIAVALGIVALFAVLLINGQQVAERWRQDVRMVAYLQQVPDAAELDLWRTEMLRLPGVAAVDYTSPAQAMNDFRARLSRRADLLDGLPEDFLPASLVLKVAADFKNTDEIDALAGRLRNDPRVADLRYGRQWLERVRALTAVIKLVGGTLGIFLLCAAVLIVANTIRLTLYSRRDELEIMALVGASPYYLKTPYLVEGMIQGGCGGVLALASVALLFQTVLAANLSVLHSLLGIGEVLFLPWQWQVMVIVSGVILGLLGSSFALRRLLRK, from the coding sequence ATGATCAGGACCGTTAGCTATCCGTTTGTGCGTGGGTGGCGCAATCTGCGGCAGACCCCGGTATTAAGTCTTGCGACGATTTTAAGCATCGCCGTTGCCCTCGGGATCGTTGCCCTGTTTGCTGTGCTGCTCATCAATGGACAGCAGGTCGCCGAACGCTGGCGGCAAGATGTGCGCATGGTCGCCTACCTTCAACAAGTGCCGGATGCGGCTGAGCTTGACTTGTGGCGCACGGAGATGCTCCGTTTGCCGGGGGTTGCCGCAGTTGATTATACCTCCCCGGCGCAAGCCATGAACGATTTTCGCGCGCGTTTGAGTCGGCGGGCCGATCTGCTCGATGGTTTGCCGGAAGATTTTCTTCCCGCCTCATTAGTTCTCAAAGTTGCTGCTGATTTTAAAAACACCGATGAGATCGATGCGCTGGCCGGGCGGTTGCGCAATGATCCGCGGGTCGCCGATTTGCGCTATGGTCGCCAGTGGCTGGAGCGGGTTCGTGCGCTGACCGCAGTGATCAAGCTGGTGGGTGGTACGCTGGGCATTTTTTTGCTTTGCGCTGCGGTATTGATCGTTGCCAACACCATCCGGCTGACGCTCTACAGCCGTCGTGACGAACTGGAAATCATGGCGTTGGTCGGTGCGTCTCCCTACTACCTGAAAACGCCCTATCTGGTTGAGGGGATGATCCAGGGCGGGTGTGGAGGGGTCCTGGCGCTGGCGTCCGTCGCCCTTCTTTTCCAGACCGTGCTGGCGGCAAATCTGAGCGTTTTGCATAGCTTGCTGGGGATCGGTGAGGTGTTGTTCCTTCCCTGGCAATGGCAGGTGATGGTGATCGTCAGCGGGGTGATTCTCGGCCTGCTGGGAAGTTCCTTCGCGCTGCGGCGGTTGCTGCGGAAATGA
- a CDS encoding PilN domain-containing protein, with the protein MKLAINLATKSYPNRRALTAGGTLLLVLLGVFLVNNLIGLAAENNRTRQLVERFSALEESPGQTAEQAPVVPQVSYSAEALVQQRQRIVLANRLLEEDAFRWTALLDRLEAILPEGVSLSSITPHLKDGVINISGRSRDVSTLQLLLDRLLGSEFFFDVRLASQSRVKGGKGQSEATQVQFTLSMIWKEIL; encoded by the coding sequence ATGAAGCTTGCTATTAATCTGGCCACTAAATCTTACCCGAACCGGCGGGCACTGACTGCCGGGGGGACGCTGTTGCTGGTTCTTCTGGGGGTTTTTCTGGTCAACAACCTGATCGGGCTGGCGGCTGAAAATAATCGCACCAGGCAACTGGTTGAGCGTTTTTCTGCGTTGGAAGAATCGCCGGGGCAGACAGCGGAACAGGCCCCGGTCGTGCCGCAGGTCAGCTATTCGGCAGAGGCACTTGTGCAGCAACGGCAGCGGATCGTTTTGGCAAACCGATTACTGGAAGAAGATGCCTTTCGGTGGACGGCCCTGCTTGACCGGTTGGAAGCGATTTTGCCTGAAGGAGTCAGCCTCAGTTCGATTACACCACACCTTAAGGACGGGGTTATCAATATCAGTGGCAGGTCCCGGGATGTTTCGACCCTTCAGCTTCTCCTCGACCGTTTGCTGGGCAGTGAATTCTTCTTTGATGTGCGTTTAGCGAGTCAGTCACGGGTTAAGGGGGGTAAGGGGCAAAGTGAAGCGACGCAAGTCCAGTTTACTCTCAGTATGATTTGGAAAGAAATTTTATGA